The Streptomyces sp. NBC_00440 genome contains a region encoding:
- a CDS encoding Zn-ribbon domain-containing OB-fold protein, which translates to MTRTRTPVVAGWFTADAGEDDFRLLGTRCSACSAVFFPREDTFCRNPGCQGGELAEVPLSKRGRVWSYTDGRYRPPAPYVSDPGVEWEPYTLVAVELEAEGMVVLGQAAPGVALTDLAVGAVVEAVPGVLNEDTDTTWTTWHWRPVRTPEARS; encoded by the coding sequence TTGACGCGCACCCGCACACCCGTGGTGGCCGGATGGTTCACGGCCGATGCCGGGGAGGACGACTTCCGGCTGCTGGGCACCCGGTGCTCGGCCTGTTCCGCCGTCTTCTTCCCGCGCGAGGACACCTTCTGCCGTAATCCCGGCTGTCAGGGCGGGGAGTTGGCGGAGGTGCCGCTCTCCAAGCGTGGCCGCGTCTGGTCGTACACCGACGGCCGGTACCGGCCGCCCGCGCCGTACGTCTCGGATCCCGGCGTGGAGTGGGAGCCGTACACCCTGGTCGCCGTCGAGCTCGAAGCGGAGGGCATGGTCGTGCTCGGGCAGGCCGCACCGGGCGTGGCACTCACGGATCTGGCCGTCGGCGCCGTCGTCGAAGCCGTGCCCGGCGTGCTCAACGAGGACACGGACACCACCTGGACCACCTGGCACTGGCGACCGGTGCGGACACCGGAGGCGCGCTCATGA
- a CDS encoding lipid-transfer protein, translating to MSGDIAVLGAGMHPWGKWGRSFVEYGTAAARTALADAGIDWQDVQSVVGADTVRCGYPGYVAGATFARALGWQGARVTSVYAACASGAQAISTARAQILAGMADVALVVGADSAPKGFFAPAGGERPDDPDWLRFRVLGATNPAYFALYARRRMAVHGDTLEDFARVKVKNAAAGVLNPSARYRRPVSLDDVAASPVVADPLRLLDICATSDGAAALVLTSMAFARRHGVADPVRIRAVSTVTPTYPRTVLDLPDIATDSSTAVAAPAESFRASIARAAYEEAGIGPEDISLAEVYDLSTALELEWYEDIGLCAPGEGAKLVREGATALGGRIPVNTSGGLASFGEAVPAQAIAQVCEVTWQLRGRAGTRQVPGARAAITANQGLFGHGSSVIAVR from the coding sequence ATGAGCGGCGACATAGCGGTCCTGGGTGCCGGGATGCACCCGTGGGGCAAGTGGGGGCGGAGCTTCGTCGAGTACGGGACCGCAGCGGCCCGTACCGCGCTGGCGGACGCCGGGATCGACTGGCAGGACGTGCAGTCGGTGGTCGGCGCGGACACGGTGCGCTGCGGCTATCCCGGGTACGTGGCGGGGGCGACCTTCGCGCGGGCGCTCGGGTGGCAGGGAGCGCGTGTCACCAGCGTGTACGCGGCCTGCGCCTCCGGGGCGCAGGCCATCAGCACGGCCAGGGCCCAGATCCTCGCCGGGATGGCGGATGTGGCGCTGGTGGTCGGCGCGGACTCCGCGCCGAAGGGGTTCTTCGCCCCTGCGGGCGGTGAGCGGCCCGACGACCCGGACTGGCTGCGGTTCCGGGTGCTGGGCGCCACCAACCCGGCGTACTTCGCGCTGTACGCCCGCCGCCGGATGGCCGTGCACGGCGACACCCTCGAAGACTTCGCACGGGTGAAGGTCAAGAACGCGGCGGCGGGTGTGCTCAACCCCAGCGCCCGTTACCGCAGGCCGGTCAGTCTCGACGACGTGGCCGCGTCCCCGGTGGTCGCCGACCCGCTGCGGCTGCTCGACATCTGTGCGACCTCCGACGGCGCGGCCGCTCTCGTACTCACCAGCATGGCGTTCGCGCGCCGGCACGGGGTGGCCGACCCCGTCCGTATCCGTGCGGTGTCCACCGTCACGCCGACCTACCCGAGGACCGTCCTCGACCTGCCGGACATCGCCACCGACTCGTCCACCGCAGTGGCGGCCCCCGCGGAGTCCTTCCGCGCCTCCATCGCACGGGCGGCGTACGAGGAAGCGGGCATCGGCCCCGAGGACATCTCGCTGGCCGAGGTCTACGACCTGTCGACCGCCCTGGAGCTGGAGTGGTACGAGGACATCGGGCTCTGCGCACCGGGCGAGGGCGCGAAGCTCGTACGGGAGGGTGCCACCGCGCTCGGCGGGCGCATACCGGTCAACACCAGCGGCGGTCTGGCCTCCTTCGGTGAGGCGGTGCCCGCCCAGGCCATCGCGCAGGTCTGCGAAGTGACCTGGCAGCTGCGCGGCCGGGCCGGCACGCGTCAGGTGCCGGGGGCGCGGGCCGCGATCACCGCCAACCAGGGGCTGTTCGGGCACGGATCGTCGGTGATCGCCGTCCGCTGA
- a CDS encoding GTP-binding protein, with protein sequence MAFGRSSRNQQFVEPVTLKILVAGGFGVGKTTLVGAVSEIRPLRTEETLSEAGRPVDSTDGVEQKTTTTVAMDFGRITLKEDLVLYLFGTPGQDRFWFLWDELAQGALGAVVLADTRRLEDCFAAVDYFERRSIPFTVAVNCFDDADRYPGETVRSALDLDPEVPVLMCDARERETVKEVLVAVVEHAMALASGARAHAVT encoded by the coding sequence ATGGCCTTCGGGCGCTCTAGCCGCAACCAGCAGTTCGTCGAGCCGGTGACCCTCAAGATCCTGGTGGCGGGCGGCTTCGGCGTGGGGAAGACCACCCTGGTGGGCGCGGTCAGCGAGATCAGACCGCTGCGCACCGAGGAGACCCTGAGCGAGGCGGGCCGCCCGGTGGACTCCACCGACGGTGTGGAGCAGAAGACCACCACCACGGTCGCCATGGACTTCGGCCGCATCACGCTCAAGGAGGACCTCGTCCTCTATCTGTTCGGCACACCGGGCCAGGACCGCTTCTGGTTCCTCTGGGACGAGCTGGCGCAGGGCGCGCTGGGAGCGGTCGTCCTCGCCGACACCCGCCGCTTAGAGGACTGCTTCGCGGCCGTCGACTACTTCGAGCGGCGCTCCATCCCGTTCACCGTGGCGGTCAACTGCTTCGACGATGCGGACCGTTACCCGGGGGAGACCGTACGGTCGGCGCTCGACCTCGACCCCGAAGTGCCCGTCCTGATGTGTGACGCGCGGGAGCGCGAGACGGTCAAGGAGGTCCTGGTGGCCGTCGTGGAGCACGCCATGGCCCTCGCCTCCGGAGCCCGCGCGCACGCCGTCACCTGA
- a CDS encoding DUF742 domain-containing protein, with the protein MSDAGRPPAHHWFDDDAGPVVRPYAMTRGRTGSDGGHRLDLIALVIPEPAAEDTGRDQTLSPEHVDIVERCSTAPQSIAELAADFDLPVGVVRVLVGDLVDDELVRVTQPVPPAELPDVSILREVINGLRAL; encoded by the coding sequence ATGAGCGACGCGGGCCGGCCACCGGCGCACCACTGGTTCGACGACGACGCGGGCCCCGTGGTCCGGCCGTACGCCATGACGCGCGGCCGTACCGGCTCGGACGGCGGCCACCGCCTCGACCTGATCGCGCTGGTCATCCCCGAGCCGGCCGCCGAGGATACGGGCAGGGACCAGACGCTCTCGCCCGAGCATGTGGACATCGTCGAACGGTGCAGCACCGCACCGCAGTCCATCGCCGAACTCGCCGCCGACTTCGACCTGCCCGTAGGGGTGGTGCGGGTCCTGGTCGGCGACCTCGTCGACGACGAACTCGTCCGTGTCACCCAGCCAGTACCGCCGGCGGAACTGCCGGACGTCAGCATTCTTCGCGAGGTAATCAATGGCCTTCGGGCGCTCTAG
- a CDS encoding roadblock/LC7 domain-containing protein: MTVPNAAAHNAAGGPGELNWLLDELVDRVGSIRKALVLSGDGLATGTSKDLTREDGEHLAAVASGFHSLAKGVGRHFEAGKVRQTVVELDEAFLFITAAGDGSCLAVLSDADSDVGLVAYEMTLMVKRVGAHLATAPRSGLTAGG, from the coding sequence ATGACCGTACCGAACGCAGCAGCACATAACGCCGCAGGGGGCCCCGGCGAGCTCAACTGGCTCCTCGACGAGCTCGTCGACCGGGTCGGCAGCATCCGCAAGGCGCTGGTCCTCTCGGGAGACGGCCTGGCGACCGGCACTTCGAAGGACCTGACCCGGGAGGACGGCGAGCACCTGGCGGCCGTCGCCTCCGGCTTCCACAGCCTGGCCAAGGGCGTCGGACGCCACTTCGAGGCCGGCAAGGTCCGCCAGACCGTGGTGGAGCTGGACGAGGCCTTCCTCTTCATCACGGCGGCCGGCGACGGCAGCTGCCTGGCCGTGCTGTCCGACGCGGACTCCGACGTCGGCCTGGTGGCGTACGAGATGACGCTGATGGTGAAGCGGGTCGGCGCCCACCTCGCGACGGCCCCGCGGAGCGGGCTCACCGCAGGAGGGTGA
- a CDS encoding nitrate- and nitrite sensing domain-containing protein, whose product MRFRGKSIRRKIVALLLVPLVALTAIWTFSVYVTGRDALQLMRTGTVYKSVAHPLTASLQSVEKERSLTLRQLVDPGASDIQSELRTQRADTDAAVAQLRRGAARSDARSALGGNSERQLRTVLDGFAGLGSLRQNAGDHEVTRREAYDQYNRLCDQALDFLAGLPTLQNSGLDKEARGLVGVTRARESLSREDALLGSALTSGRLDSRDLRDISDLVTARKMYYTVSLPSLPGGASDAFNAYWSGPATIPVRTAESTAIDKNPGSSTITGSASRWSTDADRTLSHLDTLATDARKDFLGRVRPAAVGVFAKAAIAALLGIGGLLVSLVVSVRIGRELIRDLSRLRKEAHEVSGVRLPAVMRRLAAGEQVDIDTEAPRLEYAKDEVGQVGLALNTVQRAAVEAAVRQADLRRGVSDVFVNLARRNQVLLHRQLTLLDAMERRTEDTEELADLFRLDHLTTRMRRHAEGLVILSGASPSRQWRKPVQLMDVVRAAVAEVEDYERVEVRRLPRIGVGGPAVADLTHLIAELLENATVFSPPHTAVQVLGERVANGFTLEIHDRGLGIAPDALLDANLRLAETPEFELSDTDRLGLFVVSRLAQRQNVRVSLQPSPYGGTTAVIFIPVALLTDAPDTDAPDADGTAAGSGADGAGFRSDRRSAHRSGSRSGLAPVPAAGRTPVSVIDGPVELEPPVDALTFDDTADLDDEDSVPGGIFRNRAVAPAPDQHQQTPDEGAAPQSATRPAGPVGLPRRRKPGQPTLVSDHGRRVDIPEPSRTEPSRTEPRRTELPQREPRRAEPRRTELPQRRTEPRRAEPSRAETDRPQSDRPQSRPPQPQPPRTGPPVAGPGGLPRRVRQANLAPQLRGVPAVEPDAADDDDERDADEVRSRMASLQRGWQRGRRDNSAQDSAESAAVGTGPADTAPGTTSEGTGR is encoded by the coding sequence ATGCGCTTTCGCGGGAAGTCCATCCGCAGGAAGATCGTGGCGCTGTTGCTGGTCCCACTTGTCGCGTTGACGGCGATCTGGACGTTCTCCGTCTACGTCACCGGCCGGGACGCCCTGCAACTGATGCGCACGGGAACCGTCTACAAGAGCGTGGCGCACCCGCTCACCGCTTCCCTCCAGTCGGTCGAGAAGGAACGTTCCCTGACCCTGCGCCAGCTGGTCGATCCGGGAGCCTCGGACATCCAGTCCGAACTGCGCACCCAGCGCGCCGACACCGATGCGGCCGTCGCCCAGCTGCGCCGTGGCGCAGCGCGGAGCGACGCCCGTTCCGCGCTGGGCGGGAACTCCGAACGGCAGCTGCGTACGGTGCTGGACGGGTTCGCCGGACTCGGCTCGCTGCGGCAGAACGCCGGCGACCACGAGGTGACCCGCCGCGAGGCGTACGACCAGTACAACCGGCTCTGCGACCAGGCGCTCGACTTCCTGGCCGGCCTGCCCACCCTGCAGAACTCCGGCCTCGACAAGGAGGCGCGCGGCCTCGTCGGTGTCACCCGGGCCCGTGAGTCCCTCTCGCGGGAGGACGCGCTCCTCGGCTCCGCCCTGACATCCGGACGGCTCGACTCCAGGGACCTGCGTGACATCTCGGACCTCGTCACCGCCCGCAAGATGTACTACACGGTCAGCCTGCCCTCGCTGCCGGGCGGGGCGAGCGACGCGTTCAACGCCTACTGGAGCGGACCCGCGACCATCCCGGTACGCACCGCCGAATCCACGGCAATCGACAAGAACCCCGGCAGCTCCACCATCACCGGATCAGCGTCCCGCTGGAGCACGGACGCCGACCGCACGCTCAGCCATCTCGACACGCTGGCAACCGACGCCCGCAAGGACTTCCTGGGCCGGGTGAGGCCCGCCGCCGTCGGCGTCTTCGCCAAGGCCGCGATCGCCGCGCTGCTCGGCATCGGCGGACTGCTGGTGTCCCTGGTGGTGTCCGTGCGCATCGGGCGTGAACTGATCCGCGACCTCAGCCGGCTGCGCAAGGAGGCCCATGAGGTCTCCGGGGTGCGGCTGCCCGCTGTGATGCGCCGGCTCGCCGCCGGGGAGCAGGTCGACATCGACACCGAGGCGCCGCGCCTGGAGTACGCGAAGGACGAGGTCGGCCAGGTCGGCCTGGCCCTCAACACCGTCCAGCGGGCCGCCGTCGAAGCAGCCGTGCGCCAGGCGGACCTGCGCCGCGGGGTCTCCGACGTCTTCGTCAACCTGGCCCGCCGCAACCAGGTCCTGCTGCACCGCCAGCTGACGCTGCTGGACGCCATGGAGCGCCGTACGGAGGACACCGAGGAACTCGCCGACCTGTTCCGGCTCGACCACCTCACCACCCGGATGCGGCGGCACGCCGAGGGCCTGGTGATCCTCTCCGGAGCTTCCCCGTCCCGGCAGTGGCGCAAGCCGGTCCAGCTGATGGACGTGGTACGCGCGGCGGTCGCTGAGGTCGAGGACTACGAGCGGGTCGAGGTACGGCGGCTGCCGAGGATCGGGGTCGGCGGCCCGGCCGTCGCCGACCTCACGCACCTCATCGCCGAACTCCTGGAGAACGCCACGGTGTTCTCACCTCCGCACACGGCGGTGCAGGTGCTGGGCGAGCGGGTCGCCAACGGCTTCACCCTGGAGATCCACGACCGCGGACTCGGGATCGCGCCCGACGCGCTGCTCGACGCCAACCTCCGTCTCGCCGAGACCCCCGAGTTCGAGCTGTCGGACACCGACCGCCTCGGCCTCTTCGTGGTGAGCAGGCTCGCGCAGCGGCAGAACGTGCGGGTCTCGCTCCAGCCCTCACCGTACGGCGGCACCACCGCCGTCATCTTCATCCCGGTGGCGCTGCTCACCGATGCTCCGGACACCGATGCCCCGGACGCCGACGGCACGGCCGCCGGATCCGGGGCCGATGGCGCCGGATTCCGCTCCGACCGCCGGTCCGCCCACCGGTCCGGATCGCGCTCCGGGCTCGCGCCGGTGCCGGCCGCGGGTCGTACACCGGTGTCCGTGATCGACGGGCCGGTCGAACTGGAGCCGCCCGTCGACGCGTTGACCTTCGACGACACGGCGGACCTGGACGACGAGGACAGCGTGCCGGGCGGGATCTTCCGCAACCGCGCAGTGGCCCCGGCGCCCGACCAGCACCAGCAGACCCCCGACGAAGGAGCGGCGCCGCAGAGCGCGACACGTCCCGCAGGCCCGGTCGGACTGCCCCGGCGCCGCAAACCCGGACAGCCGACTCTGGTCTCGGACCACGGGCGCAGGGTCGACATCCCGGAACCGTCACGGACCGAACCGTCGCGGACCGAGCCCCGGCGGACCGAACTCCCGCAGCGCGAGCCCCGGCGGGCCGAACCGCGCCGGACCGAACTCCCGCAGCGCCGGACCGAACCGCGCCGGGCCGAACCGTCGAGGGCTGAGACCGACCGCCCACAGTCGGACCGCCCACAGTCCCGGCCCCCGCAGCCCCAGCCCCCGCGTACCGGCCCCCCGGTGGCAGGCCCCGGCGGGTTGCCGCGCCGGGTGCGCCAGGCGAATCTGGCCCCGCAGCTGAGGGGTGTGCCCGCAGTCGAGCCGGATGCCGCGGACGACGACGACGAACGCGACGCGGACGAGGTACGCAGCCGGATGGCATCGCTCCAGCGTGGCTGGCAGCGGGGCCGCCGCGACAACTCCGCACAGGACTCGGCAGAATCAGCCGCAGTCGGCACCGGACCGGCCGACACAGCACCAGGAACCACATCGGAGGGGACCGGTCGATGA